In Pseudomonas sp. ADAK18, a single window of DNA contains:
- a CDS encoding GTP-binding protein, which translates to MLQNIPTHVIAGPLGAGKTSLIKHLLAQRPANERWAVLINEFGQIGLDAALLTHDDDGVALGEVAGGCLCCVNGAPFQVGLGRLLRKAKPDRLFIEPSGLGHPAQLLKQLREAPWQEVLAVQPCVLVLDAQALAAGKPLPDAQGEALASAGLLVLNKDESLDAVQRLAIEGRLPACPVYWTRQAQLPLAQLPGVAAQAGGVVDKFEVPKGLAQIPAIWSDLALPICLSQAQDGGWSIGWRWHPSQQFDPQRLQHWLQSLSWRRAKLVIHSPQGWRSANAVDNTTFTWQPSEWRRDSRIELIFSDAQDVAELQRALADCRQ; encoded by the coding sequence ATGCTGCAGAACATTCCCACCCATGTGATTGCGGGCCCATTGGGCGCCGGCAAGACCAGCCTGATCAAGCACCTGCTGGCCCAGCGCCCGGCCAACGAGCGGTGGGCGGTGTTGATCAACGAGTTCGGGCAGATTGGCCTGGACGCCGCACTGCTGACGCATGATGACGATGGCGTCGCCTTGGGCGAAGTGGCGGGTGGCTGCCTGTGCTGTGTCAACGGTGCGCCGTTCCAGGTAGGACTGGGCCGTTTGTTGCGTAAGGCCAAGCCAGACCGGCTGTTTATCGAACCCTCCGGACTGGGCCATCCGGCTCAGTTGCTCAAGCAATTGCGTGAAGCACCCTGGCAAGAGGTCCTGGCTGTTCAACCTTGTGTGCTGGTACTGGACGCCCAGGCGCTGGCGGCTGGTAAGCCACTGCCGGATGCGCAAGGGGAAGCGCTGGCCAGTGCTGGATTGCTGGTGTTGAACAAGGATGAGTCTCTGGACGCAGTGCAACGCTTGGCAATTGAAGGGCGACTGCCTGCCTGCCCGGTCTACTGGACGCGCCAGGCACAACTGCCCTTGGCGCAGTTACCAGGTGTGGCCGCTCAGGCGGGCGGGGTTGTGGATAAGTTTGAGGTGCCCAAAGGCTTGGCGCAGATACCGGCGATCTGGAGTGATCTGGCGTTGCCGATTTGTTTGAGCCAGGCGCAGGACGGTGGCTGGAGTATTGGCTGGCGCTGGCACCCGAGTCAGCAATTTGACCCGCAACGCCTGCAACACTGGCTGCAATCCCTGAGCTGGCGGCGGGCCAAGCTGGTTATCCACAGCCCGCAAGGTTGGCGCTCGGCTAACGCTGTGGATAACACCACCTTCACTTGGCAGCCCAGTGAGTGGCGTCGGGATTCACGCATCGAACTGATCTTCAGTGATGCTCAGGACGTTGCCGAACTGCAGCGAGCTTTGGCTGATTGTCGTCAGTGA
- a CDS encoding DUF1826 domain-containing protein has protein sequence MLAPTLKLRPVIRQTAGETPVVLADILEDGVNLALWQRQLPLHIAEFGELLISLNEPLAESLVIELSGEDAEPNLQGLASSCSDLEGYEGFIADVSWLVSAFACLLGAKRIGVRLRLLDKAMCPRFHVDHVPVRLITTYAGIGSQWLREGVMERRHLSQANAEPESGFEQIHCGEVALLKGEKWHGNEGFGLIHRSPQLNANERRLILTLDWLA, from the coding sequence ATGCTGGCACCGACCCTGAAACTGCGTCCGGTGATCCGCCAGACCGCCGGCGAAACCCCGGTGGTACTCGCTGATATCCTGGAAGACGGCGTGAACCTGGCTTTGTGGCAGCGCCAGTTGCCCCTGCACATTGCTGAGTTTGGTGAGCTGCTGATTTCGTTGAACGAGCCTTTGGCTGAGTCGCTGGTCATTGAGTTGAGCGGCGAGGATGCGGAGCCGAACTTACAGGGATTGGCCTCCAGTTGCAGCGATCTTGAAGGCTATGAAGGCTTTATCGCCGATGTGTCGTGGTTGGTCAGTGCTTTCGCTTGCTTGCTCGGCGCCAAGCGCATTGGCGTGCGTCTGCGCCTATTGGATAAGGCCATGTGCCCACGTTTCCATGTGGATCATGTGCCGGTACGGTTGATCACCACCTATGCCGGTATCGGCAGCCAATGGTTGCGGGAAGGTGTGATGGAGCGTCGACACCTGAGCCAGGCCAACGCAGAGCCCGAAAGCGGTTTCGAGCAAATCCACTGCGGTGAAGTGGCGCTGCTCAAGGGCGAAAAATGGCACGGCAATGAAGGTTTCGGCTTGATCCACCGGTCGCCGCAACTGAACGCCAACGAACGGCGGTTGATTCTGACGCTGGATTGGTTGGCATAA
- the zigA gene encoding zinc metallochaperone GTPase ZigA has protein sequence MPNRLPVTVLSGFLGAGKSTLLNYVLRNRENLRVAVIVNDMSEINIDGSEVQRDVTLNRSEEKLVEMSNGCICCTLREDLLEEVGKLAKEGRFDYLLIESTGISEPLPVAETFTFRDENDQSLADIARLDTMVTVVDGMNFLLDYQAAESLASRGETLGEEDERSITDLLIEQIEFADVILISKIDLISSDERQELMAILERLNSQAEIIPMVMGEVPLAKILNTGRFDFERAAQAPGWLQELRGEHVPETEEYGIASTAYRARRPFHPQRFFDFIDRPWVNGKLLRSKGFFWLASKHQDAGSWSQAGGLMRHGFAGRWWRFVPKSQWPQDEESVAAIMGNWQPSTGDCRQELVFIGQNIDFAKLTAELDDCLLTDDEMAMGVEGWRLLADPFGPWFEEAAA, from the coding sequence ATGCCCAATCGTCTCCCCGTTACTGTGCTGTCCGGTTTTCTCGGCGCCGGTAAAAGCACGCTGCTCAACTATGTTCTGCGCAACCGCGAAAACCTGCGGGTGGCGGTGATCGTTAATGACATGAGCGAAATCAATATTGATGGCAGCGAGGTCCAGCGCGACGTCACCCTCAACCGTTCCGAAGAAAAACTGGTGGAGATGAGCAATGGTTGCATCTGCTGCACCTTGCGCGAAGACCTGCTCGAAGAAGTCGGAAAACTCGCCAAGGAAGGTCGGTTCGATTACCTGCTGATTGAGTCCACCGGTATTTCCGAGCCGCTGCCGGTGGCTGAAACCTTCACCTTTCGCGATGAAAACGACCAAAGCCTGGCGGACATCGCGCGCCTCGACACCATGGTCACGGTGGTTGATGGTATGAACTTCCTGCTCGACTATCAGGCTGCGGAAAGCCTGGCGTCGCGCGGCGAAACCCTCGGTGAAGAGGATGAACGCTCCATCACCGACCTATTGATCGAGCAGATTGAATTCGCCGACGTGATACTGATCAGCAAGATCGACCTGATCAGCAGTGATGAGCGTCAGGAGTTGATGGCGATTCTCGAACGCCTCAATTCCCAGGCGGAAATCATCCCGATGGTCATGGGTGAAGTGCCGCTGGCCAAGATCCTCAACACTGGCCGTTTCGACTTCGAGCGCGCAGCCCAGGCACCGGGCTGGCTGCAGGAGTTACGTGGCGAGCATGTGCCGGAAACCGAAGAGTACGGCATCGCTTCTACCGCTTATCGCGCACGCCGCCCGTTCCATCCCCAGCGCTTCTTCGACTTCATCGATCGGCCATGGGTCAACGGCAAGTTGCTGCGCTCCAAAGGGTTTTTCTGGCTGGCCAGCAAGCACCAGGACGCTGGCAGTTGGTCCCAGGCCGGCGGCCTGATGCGTCATGGTTTTGCCGGACGCTGGTGGCGTTTTGTACCGAAGAGCCAGTGGCCGCAGGACGAGGAAAGTGTCGCAGCCATCATGGGTAACTGGCAGCCGAGCACCGGCGACTGTCGCCAGGAACTGGTGTTTATCGGGCAGAACATCGACTTCGCCAAGCTCACTGCCGAGCTGGACGATTGCCTGCTGACTGACGACGAAATGGCCATGGGCGTTGAAGGTTGGCGCTTGCTGGCAGACCCCTTTGGCCCCTGGTTTGAGGAGGCTGCGGCCTGA
- the dksA gene encoding RNA polymerase-binding protein DksA encodes MTEQDLLAQSPNDYMNEAQQGFFRGLLLAQRDELQARIDAEFMVLREQEPNSDPADVGSAEEQRQWQLRLLEREKKLLDKIDDALEHLARGEYGWCRETGEAIGLQRLLLRPTATLCIEAKEREELRERHQRAI; translated from the coding sequence ATGACTGAACAAGACCTTCTCGCCCAATCACCCAACGATTACATGAATGAAGCCCAGCAAGGTTTCTTCCGCGGACTGTTGCTGGCCCAGCGCGATGAGCTGCAAGCACGTATCGATGCCGAATTCATGGTGCTGCGCGAGCAAGAACCCAACAGCGACCCTGCTGATGTCGGCAGCGCCGAAGAACAGCGCCAGTGGCAATTGCGCCTGCTGGAGCGCGAGAAAAAGCTCCTGGACAAGATCGATGACGCCCTGGAGCACCTGGCCCGCGGTGAGTACGGCTGGTGCCGTGAAACCGGCGAGGCGATTGGCCTACAGCGCCTGTTGCTACGGCCTACGGCCACCCTGTGTATCGAAGCCAAAGAACGTGAAGAGCTGCGCGAACGCCATCAACGGGCGATTTGA
- a CDS encoding glutamine synthetase produces the protein MKYLLCGLLLVAATHASAQAPSLLASCTRSANLLSCVDAEGNAYSVATAGSTTYLRGFEVIGKRYWAQTNSRYGQLTFFTGLASDGEAWVGYTRRVGWTTINRFSSSGGASAKFTCSRITGC, from the coding sequence ATGAAATACCTGCTGTGCGGCCTGTTGCTGGTCGCTGCGACACACGCCAGCGCCCAGGCGCCAAGCCTGCTAGCCAGCTGCACTCGCAGCGCCAACCTGCTGTCGTGTGTGGATGCCGAAGGCAACGCCTATAGCGTCGCCACTGCCGGCAGCACCACGTATTTGCGGGGTTTCGAGGTGATCGGCAAACGCTATTGGGCCCAGACCAACAGCCGCTATGGGCAACTGACGTTCTTTACCGGGTTGGCGTCCGATGGTGAGGCGTGGGTCGGCTACACGCGGCGGGTGGGCTGGACCACCATCAACCGGTTTTCCAGTTCCGGAGGGGCCAGCGCCAAATTTACGTGTAGCCGAATTACCGGCTGCTAA
- a CDS encoding N-acetylmuramoyl-L-alanine amidase: protein MHRRQLLNLLLASAVFTLPFGVSATQIRNARLWRSDDKLRLVFDLSGPVQYKTFSLTAPERLIIDLSGSKLSGDFSQLALANSGITSIRSGHFGQGDTRIVLDLAAPMQLNSFLLPPQDGQGHRLVLDLTSATKAPLQIAAAAAPLAGPIDKAHPKRDIIVVVDPGHGGKDPGAIGSKGEREKDVVLSIAQLLAKRLKREKGFDVKLVRNDDFFVPLRKRVEIARKHKADMFISVHADAAPRLTASGASVYALSEGGATSATARFMAQRENGADLLGATSLLNLKDKDPMLAGVILDMSMNATIAASLQLGGTVLGSLAGITTLHQKRVEQAGFAVLKSPDVPSILVETGFISNARDSQRLVTARYQQAVADGLFEGLQRYFQKNPPVNSYMAWAQEQKKGQV from the coding sequence ATGCACAGACGTCAACTCCTCAACCTGCTGCTGGCCAGCGCAGTATTCACGTTGCCCTTCGGCGTTTCGGCCACGCAGATTCGCAATGCCCGCCTATGGCGTTCGGATGACAAGTTGCGGTTGGTGTTCGATCTCAGCGGGCCGGTGCAGTACAAGACCTTTTCCCTGACCGCGCCGGAGCGGTTGATCATTGATCTCTCCGGCTCGAAGCTGAGTGGTGATTTCAGCCAACTGGCGTTGGCCAATAGCGGCATTACCTCGATTCGCTCCGGGCATTTCGGCCAGGGTGATACGCGCATCGTCCTGGATCTCGCCGCGCCGATGCAGCTCAACAGCTTTCTGTTGCCGCCACAGGACGGCCAGGGTCATCGCCTGGTACTGGATTTGACCAGCGCCACGAAGGCGCCTCTGCAGATCGCCGCCGCTGCGGCGCCATTGGCTGGGCCGATAGACAAGGCTCACCCCAAGCGCGACATCATCGTGGTGGTCGACCCCGGCCACGGTGGCAAGGATCCAGGCGCCATTGGCTCCAAGGGCGAGCGGGAAAAAGATGTGGTGTTGTCGATCGCCCAATTGCTGGCCAAACGCTTGAAACGCGAGAAGGGCTTTGACGTGAAACTGGTGCGCAACGACGACTTCTTTGTGCCGCTGCGCAAGCGGGTAGAGATTGCTCGCAAGCACAAGGCCGACATGTTTATCTCCGTGCATGCAGATGCAGCGCCACGGCTAACGGCTTCTGGTGCGTCGGTTTACGCCTTGTCTGAGGGCGGCGCGACGTCCGCCACCGCACGCTTCATGGCACAACGGGAAAACGGTGCCGACCTGTTGGGCGCGACCAGCTTGCTCAACCTCAAGGACAAGGACCCGATGTTGGCCGGAGTGATTCTCGACATGTCGATGAACGCGACCATCGCCGCCAGCCTGCAACTGGGTGGCACGGTGCTGGGCAGTTTGGCGGGGATCACCACGCTGCATCAAAAACGTGTGGAACAGGCAGGATTCGCGGTGCTCAAGTCACCGGACGTGCCGTCGATCCTCGTGGAAACGGGCTTCATTTCCAACGCCCGTGACAGTCAGCGGCTGGTCACGGCGCGCTATCAGCAGGCGGTGGCAGACGGTTTGTTTGAAGGTTTGCAGCGTTACTTCCAGAAGAATCCGCCGGTGAACAGCTATATGGCTTGGGCCCAGGAGCAGAAGAAAGGTCAGGTTTAG
- the folE2 gene encoding GTP cyclohydrolase FolE2, with protein MNALTLPDIAAQASRQALPLEWVGMCGIALPILIDSQHLSAKADAGVSLDDGEARGIHMSRLYLALEMLEQESLTPALLRQVLQRFLDSHEGLSHNAYLRIHADLLLKRPALVSPLAGWKSYPVSIEARLENQMFHVELKIDVTYSSTCPCSAALARQLIQQQFIEDFANTSLQHEHVLTWLGSANGIVATPHSQRSSAQLQIHLQDNQQTLPLTELINNAEAALGTAVQTAVKRADEQAFALANGQNLMFCEDAARRLNLALKRSDAVKAFHLKVIHAESLHAHDAVAESRWTRPSK; from the coding sequence ATGAATGCGCTGACTCTGCCGGATATCGCCGCGCAGGCTTCACGGCAAGCCTTGCCGCTCGAATGGGTAGGCATGTGCGGCATTGCACTTCCCATCCTGATTGACAGCCAGCACCTGAGCGCCAAGGCCGATGCAGGTGTCAGCCTGGACGACGGCGAGGCACGCGGCATTCATATGTCGCGGCTGTACCTGGCGCTGGAAATGCTAGAGCAAGAAAGCCTGACACCTGCCCTGTTGCGCCAAGTGCTACAGCGCTTCCTCGACAGCCATGAAGGGTTATCCCACAACGCCTACCTGCGAATTCATGCGGACTTGCTGCTCAAACGACCAGCCCTGGTCAGTCCATTGGCCGGCTGGAAGTCCTATCCGGTGAGCATCGAAGCACGCCTTGAAAACCAGATGTTCCACGTGGAACTAAAAATTGACGTTACCTACTCCTCAACTTGCCCCTGCTCTGCCGCCCTGGCCAGGCAGTTGATTCAGCAGCAATTTATCGAGGACTTCGCCAACACCTCGTTGCAACATGAACACGTCCTGACCTGGCTCGGCAGCGCAAACGGCATCGTCGCCACGCCCCACAGCCAGCGCAGCAGTGCGCAGCTACAGATCCATTTGCAAGACAACCAACAGACGCTGCCACTGACAGAACTGATCAACAATGCCGAAGCAGCCCTCGGCACCGCCGTGCAAACCGCCGTGAAACGCGCGGATGAACAAGCCTTCGCCTTGGCCAACGGCCAGAACCTGATGTTCTGCGAAGACGCCGCCAGACGCCTTAACCTCGCCTTGAAACGCTCGGATGCAGTCAAAGCCTTCCACCTGAAAGTGATCCACGCCGAAAGCCTGCACGCGCACGATGCCGTGGCTGAAAGCCGCTGGACGAGACCCTCCAAATGA
- a CDS encoding metal ABC transporter ATP-binding protein, producing the protein MITCKALRWGAPGQPLTPAVDFELAQGSLTGVIGANGSGKSSLLKVIAGLQKPLAGKVILNVPRRGSLSFLPQQQHLDRQFPINLQELVAAGFWGSKHTPQQRSQRLQAVLEDWCLSGLEHRPLMALSGGELQRALLARMSLAEAPVLLLDEPHAALDEQGQILLWKHIHAWHAEGRTLVVVCHDLAAVRQHIPQALLIKSSGCVLAPSKELILQQPQTQVA; encoded by the coding sequence ATGATCACCTGCAAAGCACTGCGCTGGGGCGCTCCCGGTCAACCGCTGACGCCTGCCGTGGATTTCGAACTGGCCCAAGGCAGCCTCACCGGCGTGATCGGCGCCAACGGCTCTGGCAAAAGCAGCCTGTTGAAAGTCATCGCCGGCTTGCAAAAGCCTCTCGCCGGAAAAGTCATCCTGAATGTTCCACGACGCGGCAGCCTGTCGTTCCTGCCCCAGCAACAACACCTGGACCGCCAGTTCCCCATCAACCTGCAAGAACTCGTGGCCGCAGGCTTCTGGGGCAGCAAACACACACCGCAACAACGCAGCCAGCGCCTGCAAGCCGTGTTGGAAGACTGGTGCCTGAGTGGCTTGGAGCACCGACCGTTGATGGCCCTTTCCGGCGGCGAACTGCAACGTGCCCTGCTCGCCCGCATGAGCCTGGCCGAGGCGCCAGTGCTGCTGCTCGACGAACCCCACGCCGCCCTCGACGAACAAGGCCAAATCCTGCTGTGGAAACACATCCACGCCTGGCATGCCGAGGGCCGCACGTTGGTCGTGGTGTGCCATGACCTGGCTGCCGTGCGCCAACATATTCCTCAGGCACTGCTGATCAAAAGCAGCGGCTGCGTGCTGGCGCCCAGTAAAGAACTGATCCTCCAGCAACCGCAAACGCAGGTGGCGTGA
- a CDS encoding metal ABC transporter permease: MHFTAHLWLPFHDFVFMRRALLGGLVLACSTAPLGVFLILRRMSLIGDAVAHGILPGAALGFWFAGLSLPALTIGGLGAGLSMAGLAAWITRRTGLKEDASLAAIYPISLASGVLILGIAGKRLDLLHLLFGSALAVDGPTLTGMLWVSGFSLIAMALIYKPLLLDTLDPLFLQTVSRLGPLAHGVFLTLVVLNLVIGFQAIGALMVVGLMMLPAIASRFWSRRLPVLIAVSAALGCLSVWLGLLLSFYYSLPSGPAIVLVAGGLYLLSVVFGPVHGLLRRPPLLTSQ, from the coding sequence ATGCACTTCACTGCCCACCTGTGGCTACCCTTCCACGACTTTGTGTTCATGCGCCGTGCCTTGCTTGGCGGCCTGGTCCTGGCCTGCAGCACGGCGCCACTCGGTGTGTTTCTGATCCTGCGCCGCATGAGCCTGATCGGTGACGCCGTGGCCCACGGCATCCTGCCCGGCGCCGCGCTGGGCTTCTGGTTTGCCGGCCTGAGTCTGCCCGCACTGACCATCGGTGGCCTCGGTGCCGGCCTGAGCATGGCCGGCCTCGCGGCGTGGATAACCCGTCGAACAGGACTGAAGGAAGACGCCAGCCTCGCCGCCATCTACCCGATTTCTCTGGCCAGCGGCGTGCTGATCCTCGGCATCGCCGGTAAACGTCTGGACCTGCTGCACCTGCTGTTCGGCTCGGCCCTGGCGGTAGATGGCCCGACCCTCACCGGCATGCTCTGGGTTTCTGGTTTCAGCCTGATCGCCATGGCGCTGATCTACAAACCACTCTTGTTGGACACCCTCGACCCACTGTTCCTGCAAACCGTCAGCCGTCTCGGCCCACTGGCCCATGGCGTGTTCCTGACCCTGGTGGTGCTGAACCTGGTGATCGGCTTCCAGGCCATCGGCGCCTTGATGGTGGTCGGTTTGATGATGTTGCCAGCCATTGCTTCACGCTTCTGGAGCCGGCGCCTACCGGTATTGATCGCGGTATCGGCCGCGCTGGGATGCCTGTCGGTGTGGCTTGGTTTGTTGCTGTCGTTCTACTACTCGCTGCCCAGCGGCCCGGCGATTGTGTTGGTGGCTGGCGGCTTGTACCTGCTGTCCGTGGTCTTCGGTCCGGTGCACGGCTTGCTGCGCCGCCCGCCTTTGCTTACATCCCAATGA
- a CDS encoding metal ABC transporter substrate-binding protein — protein sequence MRALLVLFSVLLPLSFATAQAADKLQVVTSFSILNDITHQIGGDHIQISNMVGPDADAHTYEPTPDDAKALLKARLIIKNGLGFEPWLDRLVTSTETKATVVAASKGVIARTMEEDGDTIPDPHAWHNLANAEIYVSNITKALIAADPANKTDYQHNSQVYLKEIYRLLAEAKTKLGSLPPGNRRIVTSHDAFGYLGQAYGIDFMAPQGLSTEREPSAAEVAALITQIRNDHVKAVFMENIKDSRLLKQIADESGAHIGGTLYSDALAAEGPASTFTGLFEYNLNTLYTALSKP from the coding sequence ATGCGCGCTCTACTCGTGCTGTTCAGTGTATTGCTGCCGCTGTCGTTCGCGACTGCCCAGGCGGCCGACAAGCTTCAGGTGGTTACCAGCTTCAGCATCCTCAACGACATAACCCACCAGATCGGTGGCGATCATATTCAGATCAGTAACATGGTCGGCCCCGACGCCGACGCCCATACCTACGAACCAACACCCGACGACGCCAAGGCCTTGCTCAAGGCCCGACTGATCATCAAGAACGGCCTTGGTTTCGAACCGTGGCTGGATCGTCTGGTCACCAGCACCGAGACCAAGGCCACCGTGGTCGCCGCCAGCAAAGGCGTGATCGCTCGCACCATGGAGGAAGATGGCGACACCATTCCCGACCCTCACGCCTGGCACAACCTGGCCAACGCCGAAATTTATGTGAGCAACATCACCAAGGCGCTGATCGCGGCCGACCCGGCCAACAAGACCGACTACCAGCACAACAGCCAGGTGTACCTGAAAGAGATCTACCGACTGCTGGCCGAAGCCAAGACCAAGTTGGGTTCGCTGCCACCGGGTAACCGTCGCATCGTCACCTCCCATGACGCCTTCGGTTACCTGGGCCAGGCCTACGGCATCGACTTCATGGCACCTCAAGGCTTGTCCACCGAACGTGAGCCGTCGGCTGCCGAAGTCGCCGCGCTGATCACTCAGATCCGCAACGATCACGTCAAAGCCGTGTTCATGGAAAACATCAAGGACTCGCGCCTGCTCAAGCAGATTGCCGACGAAAGTGGCGCTCACATCGGCGGCACGCTGTACTCCGATGCCTTGGCGGCAGAAGGTCCGGCCAGCACCTTTACCGGATTGTTCGAATACAACCTAAACACCTTGTACACCGCCCTGAGCAAGCCATGA
- the hisI gene encoding phosphoribosyl-AMP cyclohydrolase yields MTLSMLDLEEAALGSRFPLDSVLDALPWNSDGLIAAIAQQRGSGEVLMLAWMNRQALNETLATGQVCYWSRSRQQLWRKGETSGHRQQLVEARLDCDGDAVLLIVNQQGPACHTGRPSCFYNAIAGGEVHILTAPLKEPAA; encoded by the coding sequence ATGACCCTGAGCATGCTCGATCTGGAAGAGGCTGCCTTGGGCAGCCGCTTTCCGCTCGACTCGGTGCTAGATGCCTTGCCGTGGAACAGCGATGGCCTGATTGCCGCCATCGCCCAGCAACGCGGCAGCGGCGAAGTATTGATGTTGGCCTGGATGAACCGTCAGGCCCTCAATGAAACCCTGGCCACCGGGCAAGTCTGCTACTGGTCGCGCTCGCGCCAGCAACTGTGGCGCAAGGGTGAAACCTCCGGTCACCGCCAGCAACTGGTGGAGGCGCGCCTGGACTGCGATGGCGATGCGGTGCTGCTGATCGTCAACCAGCAAGGCCCCGCCTGCCATACCGGCCGACCCTCCTGCTTCTACAACGCCATCGCTGGCGGCGAAGTACACATCCTCACCGCGCCTCTCAAGGAACCTGCCGCATGA
- a CDS encoding DapH/DapD/GlmU-related protein, which yields MIRKNPSGDLPVIAESAYVDKTAIICGKVIIGENVFVGPYAVIRADEVDATGDMDPITIGANSNIQDGVVIHSKSGAAVTIGEFTSIAHRSIVHGPCTVGDRVFIGFNSVLFNCAVGDGCVVRHNSVVDGRDLPAAFYVPSTTRIGPNTDLSQFPPVSVSASEFSEDVARTNVDLVRGYKALQNEF from the coding sequence ATGATCCGCAAGAACCCTTCCGGCGATCTGCCCGTCATTGCCGAATCGGCCTACGTCGATAAGACCGCCATCATCTGCGGCAAAGTCATCATCGGCGAGAACGTCTTCGTCGGCCCCTACGCCGTGATCCGCGCCGACGAGGTCGACGCAACCGGCGACATGGACCCGATCACCATTGGCGCCAACTCCAATATCCAGGACGGCGTGGTGATTCACTCCAAGTCCGGCGCCGCCGTCACCATTGGCGAGTTCACCTCCATCGCCCACCGTTCCATCGTCCACGGCCCCTGCACCGTCGGTGATCGGGTGTTTATCGGCTTCAACAGTGTGCTGTTCAACTGCGCGGTCGGCGATGGCTGCGTGGTGCGCCACAACTCGGTGGTCGACGGACGCGACTTGCCCGCCGCCTTCTACGTGCCCTCCACCACCCGCATCGGCCCCAACACCGACCTGTCGCAGTTCCCACCGGTAAGCGTCAGCGCCTCGGAGTTTTCCGAAGACGTGGCCCGCACCAACGTCGACCTGGTGCGTGGTTACAAAGCCCTGCAAAACGAGTTCTGA
- a CDS encoding dihydroorotase produces MSRLLIRNARLVNEGQEFDADLLVANGRIEKIASSIEGENAPVEIDAQGQWLLPGMIDDQVHFREPGTPDKGSFYSESRAAVAGGITSFMDMPNTRPATLTLEALADKKRRAALHSVANYGFHFGVSNDNLDTVAALDPREVAGVKVFMGASTGNMLVDDPRVLERLFAEVPTILLAHCEHTPSILANEQRLRNRFGDSIPAVAHPLIRDAEACYRSSSLAVELARRHGTRLHVLHITSARELALFEDKPLAEKRITAEVCLHHLLFDDHDYARLGHQIKCNPAIKTRADRNALRLALLSDRLDVIGSDHAPHTWAQKQLPYREAPSGLPLVQHALPALLELVADGLLPLTTLVAKTSHRVADLFAIPDRGYLREGYWADLVLIKPEPHGKPVSSQPILARCGWTPFAERSFRHSVSSTLVSGHLAWHDARVHDSCQGLPLHFQR; encoded by the coding sequence ATGAGCCGCCTGCTGATCCGCAACGCCCGCCTGGTGAATGAAGGCCAGGAATTCGACGCCGACCTGCTCGTCGCCAATGGCCGCATCGAAAAGATCGCCAGCAGCATCGAAGGCGAAAACGCCCCCGTGGAAATCGACGCCCAAGGCCAATGGCTGCTGCCGGGGATGATCGACGATCAGGTGCATTTTCGCGAACCCGGCACGCCGGACAAAGGTAGTTTCTACAGCGAGTCCCGAGCCGCCGTCGCCGGTGGTATCACCAGTTTCATGGACATGCCCAACACTCGGCCGGCAACCCTGACGCTGGAAGCCTTGGCCGATAAAAAGCGGCGTGCCGCCCTGCATTCGGTGGCCAACTATGGTTTTCACTTTGGTGTGAGCAACGACAACCTGGACACCGTCGCCGCACTCGATCCGCGTGAAGTGGCCGGGGTCAAAGTGTTCATGGGTGCTTCTACCGGCAATATGCTGGTGGATGATCCTCGGGTTCTGGAACGTCTGTTCGCCGAGGTGCCGACCATTCTCCTGGCGCACTGCGAACATACGCCAAGCATCCTGGCCAACGAGCAACGCCTAAGGAATCGGTTCGGCGACAGCATTCCTGCCGTCGCGCACCCACTGATTCGCGACGCCGAAGCGTGCTATCGCTCCTCTTCCCTCGCAGTGGAACTGGCCCGCCGCCACGGTACTCGCCTGCACGTGTTGCACATCACCAGCGCGCGGGAGTTGGCGCTGTTCGAAGACAAACCCCTGGCGGAAAAACGCATCACCGCCGAAGTCTGCCTGCACCATTTGCTGTTCGATGACCACGACTACGCGCGCCTCGGCCACCAGATCAAATGCAACCCGGCGATCAAGACTCGCGCCGACCGCAATGCCCTGCGCCTGGCCTTGTTGAGTGATCGCCTGGATGTGATTGGCAGTGATCATGCGCCGCATACCTGGGCGCAAAAACAGCTGCCATACCGCGAGGCGCCATCAGGCTTGCCGTTGGTGCAACATGCCCTGCCGGCACTGCTGGAACTGGTGGCCGACGGCCTGTTACCGCTGACCACGCTGGTGGCAAAAACCAGCCACCGCGTCGCCGACCTATTCGCAATCCCCGACCGTGGCTACCTGCGAGAAGGCTACTGGGCCGATCTGGTGCTGATCAAACCCGAGCCTCATGGCAAGCCTGTCAGCAGCCAGCCGATCCTCGCCCGCTGCGGTTGGACACCTTTCGCCGAACGCAGCTTCCGTCACAGCGTCAGCAGCACCCTGGTTTCCGGCCACCTGGCCTGGCACGACGCGCGGGTGCACGACAGTTGCCAGGGCTTGCCTCTGCATTTCCAGCGTTAA